The Delphinus delphis chromosome 2, mDelDel1.2, whole genome shotgun sequence genome contains a region encoding:
- the JKAMP gene encoding JNK1/MAPK8-associated membrane protein isoform X3, whose protein sequence is MAVDIQPACLGLYCGKTLLFKNGSTEIYGECGVCPRGQRTNAQKYCQPCTESPELYDWLYLGFMAMLPLVLHWFFIEWYSGKKSSSALFQHITALFECTVAAIITLLVSDPVGVLYIHSCRVLMLSDWYTMLYNPSPDYVTTVHCTHEAVYPLYTIVFIYYAFCLVLMMLLRPLLVKKIACGLGKSDRFKSIYAALYFFPILTVLQAVGGGLL, encoded by the exons ATGG ctgtcgATATTCAACCAGCATGCCTTGGACTGTATTGTGGGAAGACCCTGTTATTTAAAAATGGCTCGACTGAAATATATGGAGAATGTGGG GTGTGTCCAAGAGGACAGAGAACAAATGCACAGAAGTATTGTCAGCCTTGCACAGAGTCTCCAGAACTTTATGATTGGCTCTATCTTGGATTTATGGCTATGCTTCCTCTGGTTTTACATTGGTTCTTCATTGAATGGTACTCAGGGAAAAAGAG TTCCAGTGCCCTTTTCCAACACATCACTGCATTATTTGAATGCACTGTGGCAGCTATCATCACCTTACTTGTGAGCGATCCAGTCGGTGTGCTTTATATCCATTCATGTCGAGTATTGATGCTTTCTGATTGGTACACCATGCTTTACAATCCAAGTCCAGATTATGTTACCACAGTGCACTGTACTCATGAAGCTGTCTACCCACT atacaCCATTGTATTTATCTATTATGCATTCTGCTTGGTATTAATGATGCTGCTCCGACCTCTTCTGGTAAAGAAGATTGCCTGTGGGTTAGGGAAATCTGATCgatttaaaagtatttatgcTGCACTTTACTTCTTCCCAATTTTAACTGTGCTTCAGGCAGTTGGTGGAGGCCTTTTAT